The DNA segment GTCGAGGGAGTCTGACGATTGCCCGGAAGTGAGCCGTCGCCGCAGGTCAACCGGCCCCTACCGGATCGAAACTTGCCGTCGGCATATGACAATCGGCCGACGGAGGACAGGGGCGTGCAGGGGGCGTATTCCCCCGGAACGCCTCCGGAGGCGGCCCCGGACGGCCATCATGGGGGCATGGCGGGGCTGGAGGGCATCGAACAGCCACGGGGACACAGCCGTGCGGCCGCGGCGCGCTGGTCGCCCGCGGTCGAGGACGAACAGGCGCTCAAGGCGCTCGAACTGTTCGGCAACCCCACGGAAGCGGAGGTCCCGCTCCCGTCCCGCCCCGAGTCGGCGGCCACCGCGCGCCGGCTCGCCCAGGTCGTCGTCCTGCGCCACTGGGGACTGTCCCCCAAGATGACCGAGGACGTGGTCCTGCTCGTCTCCGAACTCGTCGGCAATGCCGTACGGCACACCGGCGCCCGGGTCTTCGGCCTGCGCATGCGCCGCCGCCGCGGCTGGATCCGCGTCGAGGTCCGCGACCCCTCGCGCGGGCTGCCCTGTCTGATGCCGGTCCAGGAGATGGACGTCAGCGGCCGCGGCCTGTTCCTGGTCGACAAGCTCTCCGACCGCTGGGGCGTGGACCTGTTACCGCGCGGCAAGACGACCTGGTTCGAGATGCGCGTCAGCGACCGCTAGCCCCTCCACCGCTCCACCCCTCCTCCGCTCCGCCGTTCCTCCCCTCCACCGCACCCCTCCCGGGTTCCGGCATACGACCCGAAATCCTCCCCTAATGGGGGCAATCGGTCGTTTTCTTACCTGTCAGCCCTTAAATGGGTGCCGTGACCACCACCAACCGACGCGGGGTGCTGCGTGCGGGAGCCGGCCTCGTCACCGGCGGAGCACTCGCCGGCGGGTGCGGCGGCGCCCCGGCGGCATCCCGCGCCGCCGGGACCTCCGACTCCACCCCGCCTCCCACCCGCGCGGCCGGCCGCCCCACGGCCGCCCCCCGCCCCGCGCCCGCCCCCCGCGCCTTCCCCGGGCAGCCCGCCCAGATCACCCACGGCCCGCGCACCCGCCCGCAGGTCGCCCTCACCTTCCACGGCCAGGGCGACCCGGCCATCGCCACCGCCCTGCTCACCGCGGCCGAGCGGCACGGAGCCCGGCTCACCGTGCTCGCCGTCGGCACCTGGCTGGACGAACACCCGAGCCTCGCCCGCCGCATCCTCGACGGCGGTCACGACCTCGGCAACCACACCCAGCGGCACATCGCCGTCAACGACCTGTCCGAGAGCGAGGCCCGCGCGGAGATCACCGGCTGCGCGGACCGGCTGAAGCGGCTCACCGGGTCCATCGGCACCTGGTTCCGCCCCTCCCGCTCCCCGGCCGCCTCCGCACGCGTCGTCGGGCTGGCCCGCGCCGCCGGCTACCCGCACGTGCTGTCGTACGACGTCGACTCGCTCGACTACACCCGCCCCGGCGCCGACGCCGTCACCCGCAAGGTGCTCGCCGAGGTGCGCGGCGGATCGGTGGTGAGCCTGCACTTCGGGTATCCGGACACGGTCGCCGCCCTCCCCGCCGTACTCCACGAACTCGACCACCGCGGCCTGCGCGCGGTCACCACCACGGAGCTGCTGAGCTGATGCGAACGACGAACGCCGCCCGCCTCCTGGCCGCCGGAGCCGCCCTCACCGCCCTGACCCTGCTGACCGCGTGCGGAGGAGGCGACGGCGGGCACCGCGAGAGCCAGGCCCTCCCCAGCAAGGCGGCGGTCCGGCCACCGCAGGTGCGCCGGCAGACGAGCGTCCTGCCCGGGATGCCCCCGGTGCAGGACCCGCACGACCTCTACGCGGCCGACCGCCCGAACCGGCTGTCCCCGGTCGTCAAGGACTTCCCGTCCCTGGTGTACGTCCCCAACACCAACTCCGACACGGTCTCGGTCATCGACCCCAGGACCTACCGGATCGTCAGGACCATCCGGGTCGGCCGCCAGCCGCAGCACGTCGTGCCCTCCTGGGACCTGAAGACCCTGTGGGTCAACAACGACCGCGGCAACAGCCTCACCCCGATCGATCCGGCGACCGGCAAGGCCGGCAAGGCGGTCGCCGTGCACGACCCGTACAACCTGTACTTCACACCCGACGGGAAGTACGCCATCGTCATGGCCTCCATGGACCGCCAGCTCGTCTTCCGGGACGCGCACACCATGAAGACCGTCAAGGCGGTGCCCGTCAGCTGCTTCGGCGTCAACCACGCCGACTTCTCCGCCGACGGCCGCTACTTCGTCGTCTCCTGCGAGTTCAGCGGGGAACTGCTCAAGGTCGACACCGCGCGGATGAAGGTCGTCGCCCACCAGAAGCTGCCCCTGCGCGGTGCCATGCCGCAGGACGTCAAGATCTCCCCGGACGGCAAGCTGTTCTACATCGCCGACATGGCGGCCAACGGCGTGTGGATCCTGAACGGCGACACCTTCGCCAAGCCGTCGTTCCTCGCCACCGGCAAGGGCGCGCACGGGCTGTACGTCAGCCGGGACTCCCGGGTGATGTACGTCTCCAACCGCGGCGAAGGGACCATCTCGCTCTTCGACTTCACCCGCAGCCGGCTCACCGGGAAGTGGCGCCTGCCCGGCGGCGGCAGCCCCGACATGGGCGGGGTCTCGGCCGACGGCAAGGTGCTGTGGCTGTCCGGCCGCTACAACTCCGAGGTGTACGCCCTCGACACCGGCACCGGCAAGCTGCTCGCCCGCGTCAAGGTCGGCAGCGGCCCGCACGGCCTCGCCGTCTACCCGCAGCCCGGCCGCTACTCACTGGGCCACACCGGCATCTTCCGCTGACCGGGCGGTCGGCCGGAATCGCCGCCGATCGGGTGAGGATCCCGCATTCGCCGCCGGTGAGCCGACATCGTGCCGCCCATGATCACAACCCGTCCGCGGCGGCGGATCCTCGCCGCCGCCCTGTCCCTCGGCGCCGTCCTCGCGACCACCGCCGCCGCCCCGTCCGCGACCCCGGCGGATCTGAAGTCCCGGGCCGCCGCACCCTTCTGTCCCCAGTTCGAGGACAAGATCAAGGCGGCGGCCGACCGGAGCGTGGACGTCGACCGGATCACGCCGGCCCCGGCGTGGCGCACCACCTGCGGCACCCTGTGGCGCAACGACAACCGCGCACCCGAGACGATCTTCCCCGACGGCTTCTACCCCCGGGACGTCGTCGACGGCCAGTACGACGTCGAGAAGTACGTCCTCGTCAACCAGCCGTCGCCCTATGTGTCGACCACGTACGACCACGACCTCTACAAGACCTGGAAGTCGAAGTTCAACTACTACATCGACGCTCCCGGCGGCGTGGACGTCAACAAGACCATCGGTGACACCCACAAGTGGGCCGACCAGGTCGAGGTCGCCTTCCCCGGCGGCATCGCCCGGCAGTACATCATCGGCGCCTGCCCGGTCGACAAGCAGACCAGGACCGAGCTGCTGGACGACTGCGTCAGCAACCCGTACTACGAGCCGTGGCACTGACCGTCGCACCAACCGGCGCACCAGCCGTCGCGCCGACGAGCAGCGCCTCCGCGCCCACCGGCACGTAACCGGCCGCCTGGAACGCCCGCATGCTGCGGGCGTTCCCCGGCGCGACCTGCGCCCACAGCGGCTCCGTGACCAGCTGCCGGGCCGCCGTCACCAGCGCCCGCCCCAGCCCCCGGTGCCGTACCCCCTCGTCCACCTCGACGGACACCTCCAGGCGGCCGCCGACCCCGCGCCCCGCCATCAGCACCCCGCCGTCCGCCGTCCACGCCCGTACCTCGTCGCGGCGCCCCCAGGCGTAGGCGACGCGGGGATGCCCGGCGTCCTCGATCTCCCGCAGCGCGAGCCGCGGCGGGCCCGGCAGGGGAGCACCGACCAGAACCGCGTCCACGGTCTCCGTGCGGCGGCCGGTGCGGTCCATGAAGGCGGCGAGGAAGCGGGGGTTCAGCGACGCGGCGAGCGGATCGCAGTCCAGCCCGCGCAGGGTGTCGTACACCCAGCGGGGGTCCTCGTCAGTGAAGACGACCGAGTGTCCGGTGAACGCGACCACCCCCGCGTCCCGGTCGCAGTGCTGCGCCACGACCGTCGTACGGCCGTCCGCCGGGGGAAAGACGCCGCGCGCCGCCGCGTCGAGCACGTCCCGCAAGGTCTCCACCGCACACGCCCTCTCAGGTGCTCCTTGAGTCTCCACCCACTGGAGGGCCCACACTCGCAGACGTGATCGACGACGGCACCGCACTTCTCACCATCGGCGAGCTGGCACGGGCCACCGGCCTGACCGTTCGCACCATCCGCTACTGGTCCGACGAGGGTGCGCTGCCCCCGGTGGGCCGCTCAGCCGGCGGCTACCGGCTCTACGACAGCGCCTCCGTCGCCCGCCTGGAGCTGATCCACACCCTGCGCGAGCTGGGCCTCGGCCTGGACGACGTGCGCCGGGTGCTGGCGGGCGAGACGACGGTGGCCGAGGTCGCGGCGGCGCACGTGGTGGCGCTGGACGCGCAGATCGGCGCCCTGAAGGTGACCCGTGCGGTGCTGTCGACCGTGGCGCGACGCGGCTCGACCGCAGAGGAGATGACCCTGATGAACAAGCTGGCACGGCTGTCGACGGCCGAACGCAGGCGGATCCTGGAGGAGTTCGTGGAGGAGATGTTCCACGGCCTGGACACCGCGGACCCGGACATCCGCGAGCGCATGCGGAACACGGCCGTCGACCTGCCCGACGACCCGACGCCCGAGCAGGTCGACGCCTGGGTGGAGCTGGCCGAGCTGATCCAGGACCCCGCGTTCCGGGCGCAGATGCGCGAGGCGGCCGAGTTCAACGCCGCCGACCGCGGGCACAGTACCCCCGCCGGCGCTTCCATGTGGTTCTACAAGCGGCTCGTCCAGCTTGCCGGGCAGGCACGCGAACGCGGCATCGCACCCGAGGCCCCCGAGGCCGGCCGGATCCTGCGCGAACTGCTCGGCGACGCCGACCGGGACGCCGTCCTCGCCCGCATGAAGTCGTCCCACAACGTCAGGGCGGCCCGCTACCGCGAACTCATGGCCACGCTCAAGGGAACGACCCTCCAGGCCCACGAGGAGGAGTTCGCATGGGTGGTCGCCGCACTGGAGGCTCGCGCGGGCCGTTAATCTGACCAGCGTCAGTACGTCAGTACGGCATAAGAAACACGAGCAAAAGGGGCGGATCGGTGGCGGACATCGAGGAAGCACGCAAGCAGTTCCAGCGGATGGACGCGGACGGTGACGGATTCATCACCGCGGCGGAGTTCAAGTCCGCCCTGGCCCAGGAAGGTGACTGGAACGTCACCGAGACGGTGGCCGAGGCCATCATCAGGACCCGCGACCTCAACGGTGACAAGGTGCTGTCGTTCGACGAGTTCTGGACCTACCTGAGCAAGTGACACGCGGCGAAAGGGGGGTGCCCGGCCGGTCCGGCGCCCCCCTTCGTCGTACCCCGCCACCCGTTCGCCGGAGCCGCCGGAATAGCCGGGGCCCCGCCGGGGTTGCCGCCCACGGAAGCATGCACATGCATCGACCTGGAGGGCCCCTCATGAAGATCGGCATCATCGGCGCGGGCAACATCGGCGGCAACCTCACCCGGCGGCTCACCGCCCTCGGTCACGACGTGTCCGTGGCCAACTCCCGCGGTCCCGAGACGCTCAAGGCACTGGCCGAGGAGACCGGCGCGACGGCCGTGCGCGCCGAGGAGGCCGCGAACGGCGCCGAGATCGTCGTCGTCACCGTCCCCCTCAAGGCAGTCCCGGACCTCCCCGCCGGCCTTCTCGACGGCGCGGCCGAGGACGCGGCGGTGATCGACACCAACAACTACTACCCGCGAGAGCGCGACGGCCGGATCGCGGCCATCGAGGACGAGGGCCTGACCGAGAGCCGCTGGACCGGGCAGCACCTGGGACACCCGGTCGTGAAGGCCTTCAACGGCACCTACGCCCAGGACATCCTGGATCGCCACCGTCCGGCCGGCGCCCCCGACCGCCTGGCCCTCCCGGTGGCCGGCGACGACCCCGCCGCCAAGGCGAAGGTCCGCGCGCTCATCGACGAACTGGGCTTCGACACCGTCGACTCCGGCACCCTGGACGACTCCTGGCGCCAGCAGCCCGGCACCCCCGTCTACGGTCTCCAGGAGGGCACGGAAGCCGTCCGTGAGGCACTGGCGGCGGCGTCGCCGGAACGCCCGGCGGACTTCAGGGGCTGAGTGGGCGGCGGGGCGAAAAGCCCCTCGGGCGGCGGCCGTCGCGGGAAGCGGAAGCGCTCCCCGCGAGACGGTCGCCGCTCACCGCTCGCTACGCGTCCGCGGCCCACTCCCGCAGCGCGGCCTTGCTGGAGAAGTCCGCCACGTCCCGGTCGAGCGGGTCGGAAGTGTACTGGTGGAAACGCCACTTCGCCTTGATCCGGGGCTTGCCCGCCGTGACGTAGTCGGCGATCCAGAGCCCGTCGCCGGCGTACGAGGTGGTGTCGATGTTGAGCCAGTAGTCCCGGTTCGTGTACAGGATGACCCGGTTGTCCGGCCGCAACTGCTTCACCTTCCGGATGAAGGCGTCCTTCTCCGCGTTGCTCGCGTGCGTCCCCTCCCCGGTCGTCTCCCAGTCCACGGCCAGGACGTCCCCCGGCCGCTCCGGGGCGTGCCGGGCGAAGTACTCGGCCTGAGCGGTCAGATTCCCCGGCCACAGGAAGTGGTAGAACCCGACGACCAGCCCGGCGTCCCGGGCGGTCTTCGTCTGGGCCGCGAGTCTGGAGTTGACGTACGAACGTCCCTCCGTCGCCTTGATGAAGACGAAGGACAGGCCGTCCGTGTCGTACGAGGATGACTGGAACGCGCTTACGTCGATGCCGTGCAGCATGGGGGTGTTGTGCCCGCTGTGCCCACCGTCGGAACATCGGGCTCCGTATCAATGGCGCGGGGCCGCCGGCGGGTGGCGGGAGTGACGGTGCCTCAGGCGGCGGGCGAGCGCCACCACAGGTTCGCCGTCCCGTCCGGGCCGACCGTGGCCACCGTACGGGAGTCGGGGCTGAAGGCGAGCGCGGTGACGCGCTCCCCGCCGTCCGCGAAGGGGTGTCCGAGCGGCCGCGGCCGCGCCGGGTCGGTCACGTCCCACAGCGTGACGCCGTGCCGGCCGTCCACCACGG comes from the Streptomyces sp. NBC_00820 genome and includes:
- a CDS encoding EF-hand domain-containing protein, encoding MADIEEARKQFQRMDADGDGFITAAEFKSALAQEGDWNVTETVAEAIIRTRDLNGDKVLSFDEFWTYLSK
- a CDS encoding YVTN family beta-propeller repeat protein yields the protein MRTTNAARLLAAGAALTALTLLTACGGGDGGHRESQALPSKAAVRPPQVRRQTSVLPGMPPVQDPHDLYAADRPNRLSPVVKDFPSLVYVPNTNSDTVSVIDPRTYRIVRTIRVGRQPQHVVPSWDLKTLWVNNDRGNSLTPIDPATGKAGKAVAVHDPYNLYFTPDGKYAIVMASMDRQLVFRDAHTMKTVKAVPVSCFGVNHADFSADGRYFVVSCEFSGELLKVDTARMKVVAHQKLPLRGAMPQDVKISPDGKLFYIADMAANGVWILNGDTFAKPSFLATGKGAHGLYVSRDSRVMYVSNRGEGTISLFDFTRSRLTGKWRLPGGGSPDMGGVSADGKVLWLSGRYNSEVYALDTGTGKLLARVKVGSGPHGLAVYPQPGRYSLGHTGIFR
- a CDS encoding polysaccharide deacetylase family protein — its product is MGAVTTTNRRGVLRAGAGLVTGGALAGGCGGAPAASRAAGTSDSTPPPTRAAGRPTAAPRPAPAPRAFPGQPAQITHGPRTRPQVALTFHGQGDPAIATALLTAAERHGARLTVLAVGTWLDEHPSLARRILDGGHDLGNHTQRHIAVNDLSESEARAEITGCADRLKRLTGSIGTWFRPSRSPAASARVVGLARAAGYPHVLSYDVDSLDYTRPGADAVTRKVLAEVRGGSVVSLHFGYPDTVAALPAVLHELDHRGLRAVTTTELLS
- a CDS encoding ADP-ribosyltransferase, whose amino-acid sequence is MITTRPRRRILAAALSLGAVLATTAAAPSATPADLKSRAAAPFCPQFEDKIKAAADRSVDVDRITPAPAWRTTCGTLWRNDNRAPETIFPDGFYPRDVVDGQYDVEKYVLVNQPSPYVSTTYDHDLYKTWKSKFNYYIDAPGGVDVNKTIGDTHKWADQVEVAFPGGIARQYIIGACPVDKQTRTELLDDCVSNPYYEPWH
- a CDS encoding MerR family transcriptional regulator, which gives rise to MIDDGTALLTIGELARATGLTVRTIRYWSDEGALPPVGRSAGGYRLYDSASVARLELIHTLRELGLGLDDVRRVLAGETTVAEVAAAHVVALDAQIGALKVTRAVLSTVARRGSTAEEMTLMNKLARLSTAERRRILEEFVEEMFHGLDTADPDIRERMRNTAVDLPDDPTPEQVDAWVELAELIQDPAFRAQMREAAEFNAADRGHSTPAGASMWFYKRLVQLAGQARERGIAPEAPEAGRILRELLGDADRDAVLARMKSSHNVRAARYRELMATLKGTTLQAHEEEFAWVVAALEARAGR
- a CDS encoding GNAT family N-acetyltransferase, whose amino-acid sequence is METLRDVLDAAARGVFPPADGRTTVVAQHCDRDAGVVAFTGHSVVFTDEDPRWVYDTLRGLDCDPLAASLNPRFLAAFMDRTGRRTETVDAVLVGAPLPGPPRLALREIEDAGHPRVAYAWGRRDEVRAWTADGGVLMAGRGVGGRLEVSVEVDEGVRHRGLGRALVTAARQLVTEPLWAQVAPGNARSMRAFQAAGYVPVGAEALLVGATAGAPVGATVSATARSTGC
- a CDS encoding NADPH-dependent F420 reductase, translating into MKIGIIGAGNIGGNLTRRLTALGHDVSVANSRGPETLKALAEETGATAVRAEEAANGAEIVVVTVPLKAVPDLPAGLLDGAAEDAAVIDTNNYYPRERDGRIAAIEDEGLTESRWTGQHLGHPVVKAFNGTYAQDILDRHRPAGAPDRLALPVAGDDPAAKAKVRALIDELGFDTVDSGTLDDSWRQQPGTPVYGLQEGTEAVREALAAASPERPADFRG
- a CDS encoding glycoside hydrolase family 25 protein; amino-acid sequence: MLHGIDVSAFQSSSYDTDGLSFVFIKATEGRSYVNSRLAAQTKTARDAGLVVGFYHFLWPGNLTAQAEYFARHAPERPGDVLAVDWETTGEGTHASNAEKDAFIRKVKQLRPDNRVILYTNRDYWLNIDTTSYAGDGLWIADYVTAGKPRIKAKWRFHQYTSDPLDRDVADFSSKAALREWAADA
- a CDS encoding ATP-binding protein, whose amino-acid sequence is MAGLEGIEQPRGHSRAAAARWSPAVEDEQALKALELFGNPTEAEVPLPSRPESAATARRLAQVVVLRHWGLSPKMTEDVVLLVSELVGNAVRHTGARVFGLRMRRRRGWIRVEVRDPSRGLPCLMPVQEMDVSGRGLFLVDKLSDRWGVDLLPRGKTTWFEMRVSDR